In the Sus scrofa isolate TJ Tabasco breed Duroc chromosome 7, Sscrofa11.1, whole genome shotgun sequence genome, one interval contains:
- the SLA-DOB gene encoding MHC class II, DO beta isoform X1, with amino-acid sequence MIYTTSFSFSPSRMGSSWVPWVVALLVTVIRLDSSMTQGRDSPDFVIQAKADCYFTNGTQRVQFVVRFIFNLEEFVRFDSDLGKFVALTELGQPDAELWNSRPDILESSRASVDVLCRRNYWLGAPLTVERKVQPEVTVHPERTPSLQLRNLLLCSVTGFYPGAIEIRWFRNGQEQREGVLATGLIRNGDWTFQTVVMLEMTPELGDVYTCLVDHPSLLSPVSVEWRAQSDCSWTKLLIGVAAFLGGLTFLLVGIIIHVRARKGRVETQLSGDEPH; translated from the exons ATGATTTATacaacctcattttctttttccccctccagAATGGGTTCTAGCTGGGTTCCCTGGGTGGTGGCTTTGTTAGTGACGGTAATCAGGCTGGACTCCTCCATGACTCAAGGCAGAGATTCTCCAG aTTTTGTGATTCAGGCAAAGGCTGACTGTTACTTCACCAATGGGACACAAAGGGTGCAGTTTGTGGTCAGATTCATCTTTAACTTGGAGGAGTTCGTACGTTTTGACAGCGACCTGGGGAAGTTTGTGGCCTTGACAGAGTTGGGGCAGCCTGATGCTGAGCTGTGGAACAGTCGACCAGATATCCTGGAGAGCAGCAGAGCATCTGTGGATGTGCTCTGCAGACGTAACTACTGGCTGGGTGCGCCCCTCACCGTGGAGAGAAAAG TGCAACCGGAGGTGACAGTGCATCCGGAGAGGACCCCGTCCCTGCAGCTCCGCAACCTGCTGCTTTGCTCTGTGACAGGGTTCTACCCAGGGGCCATCGAGATCAGGTGGTTCCGGAACgggcaggagcagagagaggggGTCCTGGCCACTGGCCTCATCAGGAATGGAGACTGGACCTTTCAGACAGTGGTGATGCTGGAAATGACTCCTGAGCTTGGGGACGTCTATACCTGCCTTGTTGATCATCCCAGCCTGCTGAGCCCCGTTTCTGTGGAGTGGA GAGCTCAGTCTGACTGTTCTTGGACAAAGCTGCTGATTGGAGTTGCAGCCTTCCTGGGGGGGCTAACCTTCCTCCTGGTGGGGATCATCATCCACGTCAGGGCCCGCAAAG GACGTGTGGAGACTCAGCTGTCCGGTGATGAG CCACACTAA
- the SLA-DOB gene encoding MHC class II, DO beta isoform X2 → MIYTTSFSFSPSRMGSSWVPWVVALLVTVIRLDSSMTQGRDSPEDFVIQAKADCYFTNGTQRVQFVVRFIFNLEEFVRFDSDLGKFVALTELGQPDAELWNSRPDILESSRASVDVLCRRNYWLGAPLTVERKGFYPGAIEIRWFRNGQEQREGVLATGLIRNGDWTFQTVVMLEMTPELGDVYTCLVDHPSLLSPVSVEWRAQSDCSWTKLLIGVAAFLGGLTFLLVGIIIHVRARKGRVETQLSGDEPH, encoded by the exons ATGATTTATacaacctcattttctttttccccctccagAATGGGTTCTAGCTGGGTTCCCTGGGTGGTGGCTTTGTTAGTGACGGTAATCAGGCTGGACTCCTCCATGACTCAAGGCAGAGATTCTCCAG aagaTTTTGTGATTCAGGCAAAGGCTGACTGTTACTTCACCAATGGGACACAAAGGGTGCAGTTTGTGGTCAGATTCATCTTTAACTTGGAGGAGTTCGTACGTTTTGACAGCGACCTGGGGAAGTTTGTGGCCTTGACAGAGTTGGGGCAGCCTGATGCTGAGCTGTGGAACAGTCGACCAGATATCCTGGAGAGCAGCAGAGCATCTGTGGATGTGCTCTGCAGACGTAACTACTGGCTGGGTGCGCCCCTCACCGTGGAGAGAAAAG GGTTCTACCCAGGGGCCATCGAGATCAGGTGGTTCCGGAACgggcaggagcagagagaggggGTCCTGGCCACTGGCCTCATCAGGAATGGAGACTGGACCTTTCAGACAGTGGTGATGCTGGAAATGACTCCTGAGCTTGGGGACGTCTATACCTGCCTTGTTGATCATCCCAGCCTGCTGAGCCCCGTTTCTGTGGAGTGGA GAGCTCAGTCTGACTGTTCTTGGACAAAGCTGCTGATTGGAGTTGCAGCCTTCCTGGGGGGGCTAACCTTCCTCCTGGTGGGGATCATCATCCACGTCAGGGCCCGCAAAG GACGTGTGGAGACTCAGCTGTCCGGTGATGAG CCACACTAA
- the SLA-DOB gene encoding MHC class II, DO beta precursor (The RefSeq protein has 1 substitution compared to this genomic sequence), with protein sequence MIYTTSFSFSPSRMGSSWVPWVVALLVTVIRLDSSMTQGRDSPEDFVIQAKADCYFTNGTQRVQFVVRFIFNLEELVRFDSDLGKFVALTELGQPDAELWNSRPDILESSRASVDVLCRRNYWLGAPLTVERKVQPEVTVHPERTPSLQLRNLLLCSVTGFYPGAIEIRWFRNGQEQREGVLATGLIRNGDWTFQTVVMLEMTPELGDVYTCLVDHPSLLSPVSVEWRAQSDCSWTKLLIGVAAFLGGLTFLLVGIIIHVRARKGRVETQLSGDEPH encoded by the exons ATGATTTATacaacctcattttctttttccccctccagAATGGGTTCTAGCTGGGTTCCCTGGGTGGTGGCTTTGTTAGTGACGGTAATCAGGCTGGACTCCTCCATGACTCAAGGCAGAGATTCTCCAG aagaTTTTGTGATTCAGGCAAAGGCTGACTGTTACTTCACCAATGGGACACAAAGGGTGCAGTTTGTGGTCAGATTCATCTTTAACTTGGAGGAGTTCGTACGTTTTGACAGCGACCTGGGGAAGTTTGTGGCCTTGACAGAGTTGGGGCAGCCTGATGCTGAGCTGTGGAACAGTCGACCAGATATCCTGGAGAGCAGCAGAGCATCTGTGGATGTGCTCTGCAGACGTAACTACTGGCTGGGTGCGCCCCTCACCGTGGAGAGAAAAG TGCAACCGGAGGTGACAGTGCATCCGGAGAGGACCCCGTCCCTGCAGCTCCGCAACCTGCTGCTTTGCTCTGTGACAGGGTTCTACCCAGGGGCCATCGAGATCAGGTGGTTCCGGAACgggcaggagcagagagaggggGTCCTGGCCACTGGCCTCATCAGGAATGGAGACTGGACCTTTCAGACAGTGGTGATGCTGGAAATGACTCCTGAGCTTGGGGACGTCTATACCTGCCTTGTTGATCATCCCAGCCTGCTGAGCCCCGTTTCTGTGGAGTGGA GAGCTCAGTCTGACTGTTCTTGGACAAAGCTGCTGATTGGAGTTGCAGCCTTCCTGGGGGGGCTAACCTTCCTCCTGGTGGGGATCATCATCCACGTCAGGGCCCGCAAAG GACGTGTGGAGACTCAGCTGTCCGGTGATGAG CCACACT